Part of the Gemmatimonadota bacterium genome is shown below.
AGCAGAGAAGACCTGAAGAAGTTTCCAGCCATCGTGCAGGACCGAGTCGGCTTTGCTTTGTATCAGGCCCAAGTTGGACTCAAACATCGCACTGCCAAACCGCTTAAAGGATTGGGTGCCAATGTGTTGGAGGTAATCTCACGCCAAGACGGTGACACCTATCGGACGGTGTACACAGTCCGTTTTAAGGCAGCCATCTATGTCCTACATGCCTTCCAGAAGAAGGCCAAGCGGGGTATTGCAACACCGAAGCAGGAGATTGATCTGGTCAAGCACAGACTGAAGGCAGCAGAGCAGCATTATGCGGACACCTATGGTGAAGGGTAGCTCAATGAAGACAAAAAAAATGAAAATTGAACGCGGCAGCGGAAACGTGTTCGCGGATCTGGGACATCCTGACGCCGAAACTCACCTATTAAAGGCAGAACTT
Proteins encoded:
- a CDS encoding type II toxin-antitoxin system RelE/ParE family toxin, producing the protein MAIEILKPVEWVGSSREDLKKFPAIVQDRVGFALYQAQVGLKHRTAKPLKGLGANVLEVISRQDGDTYRTVYTVRFKAAIYVLHAFQKKAKRGIATPKQEIDLVKHRLKAAEQHYADTYGEG